Within Spinacia oleracea cultivar Varoflay chromosome 4, BTI_SOV_V1, whole genome shotgun sequence, the genomic segment GAATTGGGATTGTGGATTTACAAACTATGAAGATGATGTAAGTAGTTCCTaaatcttattattttttcgaaactTGTAAATATGTTATTTAAATAAcacattattattttattttcagaaaaACTATATTCGGCAGCTAAGGATACATTATGCAACACAAATCTTATCAAGCGCTCAGAACGAGAAGAATGAGTTGATATATCTGGCATTGAAACAAGCAAATCAAGTAGAATAGACATTACTTTTTAAAAAACTTAGTGAACACAAGTGGTTGTTGTTTGGTTTAAAAACAATGGTTTGATAATGTTCTTTTGAAACAATGGTTTGATAGTGTTCTTTAGAAACAATGGTTTGATAGTGTTCTTTAGAAAGAATGGTTTGATAATATCTGTGTTCTTTTAATGTTGCTGATTGTTCTTTTGAACTAGTAGTTTGTGAATTGGTTTAGAAACAATTGTTCTTTTGAACTGGTTGTTTGTAAATGTTCTTTTGACTGATTGTTCTTTTCAAAATGTTTGAAATTCTTTTAAATTCCGGTGAATATCAGGATGAAGATACTTAAGGTATTATGTTGTGAGttcaaattatatatataacttTTGACATCTACTAATTTAATGTCTAAATTAACTAATGATTTTGAAGTTGTTCTTTTCACTTAtgaatatgttcttttggtaACTATATATAGTTCTTTCATAAGCAtttaaaaaatacatttaaatgaaaaatatgtacatattatatactCTTTGAGATTCAATCAAAAAACCTTCCCATTTAAAACttcatattaaaaactacattTTACTATATACGCTTGTTCTTTTACTTTGTTGATTGCACAAACAACAGTAGCTTGCAATCGActaatatgttcttttaaaaaaTGAACAAATTACCAATCACGAAAAGAATCTACAAAGGATGTATGTGTACTCCAAAATAATCATCTGGAACATATGCTTCCAATTGTGAATTTGAAGATGTTGGATGACCAAAACCCCACCAACAGGTAAATTTATGATACactgaaaaagaacaaaaaaacagTAAGGAAAAGAAGAACATGATTaggaagaaaaaagaacaatgaaaaacaaaaaggaaCATAATAAaggaataaaagaacaaaatagatattaaaaaagaacataataaacatTACAAATAGATGTTCTTTTAAAAAATGAACTGTTTAGCAAAAGAACATAaacaaaaagacaaaaagaaCATATAGGAAGAAAAATGAACAATGATAAACAAAAGGAACAAACTAAaggaataaaagaacaaatagatTTTTAAAAAGAACAATTTGCCAACAGAACATAATAAAGAAAACTAAAAGATCATTAACAAAAGGATAAATAGAACatataaatggaaaaaagaacaatgataaacaaaaagaacatactaaaggaataaaagaacaaataaatgtTTAAAAAGAACATCTTACCTGATTAGTAGACTGAGTTTCCTCCCTCAAATTATCAACATGTCTTTCTCTTCTCTTGTTCCAACCTTTCAGTTTATTGCGTTTCTTCTCAACAATTCCTTTAGGTCTCACATTCCTCTCATTAGCCTTTTCAGTCCCGTTCTTAATCTTCCTCTTTCGCTTTGGTGGATTTTGAATCATTGTTGGAATGACTTTTTCAGCAATCGGCTCCACAACATCCGACAAAACTGTGTCTGTTGAAGGCTCAACGACATCAAGTAGAGTTTCATCACGCACATAGTTGTTTGATACATTACCATCCCCTTCAACACCACCAATATACTCCTTTACTTTGCATGACATATCCAACACACCCAAATCAATAAGCTTCCTTGCAGCCGGACAATGTTGAGCTTCATTTATAACTTTAATGCAATTTCTTATGCTTTGCATCCTCCAAACTGAAGCAGAAACAACACTTACTTCATTATCTCTATCTTCTCCTTCTTCAACAATCGTGTTCATAGCCTCTTTGGTCCATCTCTTCATAATATATTGTTTGGGAATCTCTTCAACATTATGGACAATAAAAACTCGAAGAATATGAGAACAAAAAATTCCTATTTCTCCATATGACTTGCAAGTACAATCAACAACCATCTCTTGCTCATTAAACTTCACAACATGTCTAATGAAATCCTTTGTAGGATGCCCAACAATATACTTAGAAACTGGAAACTCATAGGAAATGCGTTGACACCTCAAACCAATTGCTTTGATGAATCGTTGctcaaatatcaaatatatttcAATGGTATACACATCCCGCGCATGCAAACATAACATGTTATCCGCACATGCGTAATATCTATTTCCAGTAGAAGAATTATAATCTCTCTTGTTCTCCTTACTTCTCCATTAATCAATTACATCCAAAAAACACTTATAAAAATCACATAAACCATTCGTTTTATGCAACCTCCTAGAAATAGAATGGTTTGTGGTCTCACTCCTTTGAGAAGATAAAATACCCCCAGAAAACCACTCTTTGTTATATGCAGGACACCATTTCTCTTTCAAATCATATAACCTCTTTATCCATTTGTATGTCTTGCAATTGTAATCAGTCATAAGACTACAAAAGAAcaaataccaaaaaaataaaagaacaataagCCACACAAAAAGTACACACAGAGAACACGTAACATATAGAAAAGAACAATATatcaaaaaaaagaacaacgaaaataaaaaagaacaattttggttaacaaaagaacaaaagacTTACATAACACACAAAAGAACATTACCTATTCCAATAATGCTGAAATTCCGCAATTGTGTCAGTATatttcaaaacataatcaaaTCTACGTTTGAAACCATCCTTAGCCATAACACCTTTGATGTTTACAATAGCATTTTCTCCTA encodes:
- the LOC110784549 gene encoding protein FAR1-RELATED SEQUENCE 5-like: MSVNKESVAGGSVVQETGRKADNLICEDFCISQITLINVFDYIFSYTFSEILNNALDHSKENDVDDDPESYVVVGQDYEEPVSLEGSVVKDDDEAYELYNSHAFRNGFGTRKGKKEYRNGTKIVRQRFFVCAYEGFKKADGVVPKCYKKKLIGELDARSHRNLSKEQLAFLTTFSCSGTKLADVLRAMRKEVGGEAHLGFTIPDAYDAVNAEKKNKLDGCDSNQLIRWFAMRQANEHGFYYDFQLNEFNQLTNFFWRDGRMRSDYEAFGDLLIHDTTYRTNKYDMICGPFVGMYLHTQNIMLGVGFLLNQKAGSFEWLFNSFLISMGGKQPVTIMTDQSSAMDKAIREVFPKSRHRLCTWHIGENAIVNIKGVMAKDGFKRRFDYVLKYTDTIAEFQHYWNSLMTDYNCKTYKWIKRLYDLKEKWCPAYNKEWFSGGILSSQRSETTNHSISRSKENKRDYNSSTGNRYYACADNMLCLHARDVYTIEIYLIFEQRFIKAIGLRCQRISYEFPVSKYIVGHPTKDFIRHVVKFNEQEMVVDCTCKSYGEIGIFCSHILRVFIVHNVEEIPKQYIMKRWTKEAMNTIVEEGEDRDNEVSVVSASVWRMQSIRNCIKVINEAQHCPAARKLIDLGVLDMSCKVKEYIGGVEGDGNVSNNYVRDETLLDVVEPSTDTVLSDVVEPIAEKVIPTMIQNPPKRKRKIKNGTEKANERNVRPKGIVEKKRNKLKGWNKRRERHVDNLREETQSTNQCIINLPVGGVLVIQHLQIHNWKHMFQMIILEYTYILCRFFS